One stretch of Prunus persica cultivar Lovell chromosome G1, Prunus_persica_NCBIv2, whole genome shotgun sequence DNA includes these proteins:
- the LOC18789815 gene encoding cytochrome P450 86B1 produces the protein MPFSSSHSNKMITPHPPPPPPPPTTNLTSLASSENFVVGNLVARQLFFLHHIQILELFLALFVFVTIHSLRQKRQHGLPVWPLLGMLPSLSLAVLGPQTNLYEWVSEILYRQNGTFRFKGPSLSSFNCVVTSDPRNLEHLLKTKFSIFPKGPYFRDTVRDLLGDGIFSADDETWQRQRKTASIEFHSAKFRQLTADSLFELVHARLLPVLEDSIKHSAAAIDLQDILLRLTFDNVCMIAFGVDPGCLQLGLPQIPFAQAFEDATEATMMRFVTPMGLWKAMRYLNLGPERKLKMSIKGVDEFAEDVIRTRKKELASLLLNNNSGGGVTETDHTKKQRSDLLTVFMGLKDENGEAFSDKFLKDICVNFILAGRDTSSVALSWFFWLLHQNPEVEHKILQEVCRILGARSSSDHDRRSHANNDIINDDDDETVVFKPEEIKKMEYLQAALSEALRLYPSVPLDHKEVIEDDIFPDGTILKKGTKVIYAIYSMGRTEAIWGKDCRDYKPERWLRPSDGRFMSEPAYKFTAFNGGPRLCLGKDFAYYQMKFVAASIIYRYHVKVVEHHPVQPKLALTMYMKHGLKVTLQRRGHAQRQKLINSIGD, from the exons ATGCCCTTCTCCTCCTCTCATTCAAACAAAATGATCACCcctcatcctcctcctcctcctcctcctcctaccACTAATCTCACCTCCCTCGCCTCCTCTGAAAACTTTGTAGTCGGAAACTTAGTTGCTCGGCAACTCTTTTTCCTCCACCATATCCAAATCTTGGAGCTCTTTCTGgctctctttgtttttgtaacCATACACTCCTTGAGGCAGAAGAGGCAGCATGGCCTACCCGTTTGGCCCCTGCTTGGCATGttaccctctctctctcttgccgTACTTGGACCCCAAACCAACCTGTATGAGTGGGTTTCCGAAATTCTTTACCGTCAAAACGGGACGTTTCGGTTCAAAGGCCCTTCCTTGAGCAGCTTCAACTGCGTCGTCACTTCCGACCCTCGTAACTTGGAGCACCTACTCAAGACCAAGTTCTCCATTTTCCCCAAAGGCCCTTACTTCAGAGACACCGTTCGGGACCTTCTTGGGGATGGCATATTCAGCGCAGACGACGAGACCTGGCAGCGACAAAGGAAGACGGCCAGCATTGAATTCCACTCAGCTAAGTTCCGCCAACTGACGGCGGATTCCTTGTTCGAGCTGGTCCACGCCCGCCTCCTACCTGTCTTAGAGGACTCCATCAAACACTCGGCTGCTGCAATTGACCTCCAAGACATTCTTTTGAGGTTAACTTTTGACAACGTTTGCATGATCGCATTTGGGGTTGATCCCGGCTGCTTGCAGCTGGGGTTACCCCAAATACCATTTGCTCAGGCATTTGAGGACGCAACAGAAGCAACGATGATGCGCTTTGTGACCCCCATGGGCTTGTGGAAGGCCATGAGGTACCTTAACTTGGGGCCGGAGAGGAAGCTTAAGATGTCCATCAAAGGAGTGGATGAGTTCGCCGAGGATGTCATTCGGACGAGGAAGAAAGAACTTGCATCATTACTGCTCAATAATAATTCTGGTGGTGGTGTTACTGAAACTGATCATACGAAGAAGCAAAGATCAGACCTGTTAACGGTGTTTATGGGGTTGAAGGACGAGAACGGAGAGGCGTTTTCAGACAAGTTCTTGAAGGACATATGCGTCAACTTCATACTGGCTGGGAGGGACACGTCATCAGTGGCGCTGAGCTGGTTCTTCTGGCTGCTTCATCAAAATCCGGAGGTGGAGCACAAGATTCTTCAAGAAGTGTGCAGGATATTGGGTGCAAGGTCATCATCAGATCACGACCGTCGATCTCATGCCAACAATGATATTATCaacgatgatgatgatgaaactGTAGTCTTCAAGCCAGAAGAGATAAAGAAGATGGAGTATCTTCAGGCAGCTCTCTCAGAGGCTCTAAGGTTGTATCCTTCGGTTCCACTGGATCACAAGGAG gtAATTGAAGATGACATATTTCCGGATGGAACAATACTGAAGAAGGGAACAAAAGTGATATACGCAATTTACAGCATGGGGCGAACGGAGGCAATTTGGGGAAAGGACTGCAGGGACTACAAGCCTGAGAGATGGCTACGACCTTCGGACGGCCGCTTCATGAGTGAGCCGGCCTACAAATTTACGGCTTTCAATGGCGGTCCTCGGCTGTGCTTGGGGAAAGATTTCGCTTATTATCAAATGAAGTTCGTTGCTGCCTCCATCATTTATCGATACCATGTGAAGGTGGTGGAGCATCACCCCGTGCAGCCAAAGCTCGCATTGACAATGTACATGAAGCATGGCTTGAAGGTCACTCTCCAAAGGCGTGGCCATGCTCAGCGCCAAAAGTTAATCAATAGTATTGGAGATTAA
- the LOC18789587 gene encoding serine carboxypeptidase-like 35 gives MAMGLLLVPLFNVLLILIWCTQTLVVVAVEDIAGGGNGNGTSREAELEVIREADRVINLPGQPPVSFPHYAGYVQLPNYHNSHNTSSSSSSSKALFYWFFHAEQNASSKPLVLWLNGGPGCSSVAYGAAQELGPFLVRSNGTLILNNFSWNKVANVLFLEAPVGVGFSYTNNSKDVETLGDAVTAADSYAFLVEWFQRFPAFKSRDFYIAGESYAGHYVPQLADLIYQRNKHSSSYINLKGFMIGNAVINGPTDSRGMFDYAWSHAIISDQLHYNLVKECDFAHENNQTEHCNDHMRAFLQAYSDIDIYGIYAPVCLSSSSSSSSSSNSNKAKDSTYNSIRLLVAPRLLTQHELWHRLPSGYDPCTENYVEQYFNREDVQRALHANVTKLSYPYTPCSGVIKGWNDSPDTLLPVIQKLLKAGLRIWIYSGDTDGRVPVTSTRYSIKKMGLRVKQEWRAWFDRGQVAGWAETYEEGGGLTFATVRGAGHQVPAFAPRQSLSLFTHFLSPNATLPSSRFHSKT, from the exons ATGGCAATGGGTCTCCTCCTTGTTCCTTTGTTCAATGTTTTGCTTATTCTTATTTGGTGTACTCAGACTCTAGTGGTGGTTGCTGTGGAGGACATAGCTGGTGGTGGCAATGGCAATGGCACGAGTAGAGAAGCAGAATTAGAAGTAATTAGAGAAGCAGACAGAGTCATCAACTTGCCCGGACAGCCGCCGGTCTCATTCCCCCACTACGCTGGCTACGTCCAACTACCTAATTATCATAATTCTCACAacaccagcagcagcagcagcagcagcaaggcCTTGTTCTACTGGTTTTTTCATGCCGAACAAAATGCCTCTTCTAAACCCCTCGTCCTTTGGCTCAATGGAG GACCTGGCTGCTCGTCCGTAGCTTATGGAGCTGCACAAGAACTTGGCCCATTTCTTGTTCGGAGCAATGGAACTCTCATCCTTAACAACTTCTCCTGGAATAAAG TTGCAAATGTGCTCTTCTTGGAGGCACCTGTGGGAGTGGGATTTTCCTACACAAACAACTcaaaagatgtggagacgcTGGGTGATGCAGTTACAGCCGCAGACTCGTATGCTTTCTTGGTGGAATGGTTTCAGAGATTCCCGGCCTTCAAATCTCGTGACTTTTATATTGCTGGGGAGAGCTATGCTGGTCATTATGTCCCCCAGCTGGCCGACCTCATCTACCAAAGGAACAAACACTCCTCCTCCTACATTAATCTCAAAGGTTTCATG ATTGGGAATGCTGTGATCAACGGTCCAACCGACAGCCGTGGAATGTTTGACTACGCATGGAGCCATGCCATCATCTCCGACCAGCTCCACTACAATTTAGTCAAGGAATGCGATTTTGCACATGAAAATAACCAAACAGAGCACTGCAATGACCACATGCGAGCCTTCTTACAAGCTTATTCTGATATCGACATCTACGGCATTTATGCACCTGTCtgcctctcttcttcttcttcttcttcttcttcttctaattcCAATAAAGCCAAGGACTCAACGTATAATTCCATCAGACTTCTTGTTGCACCTCGCCTCCTCACTCAACAT GAGCTTTGGCACAGGCTGCCATCAGGCTATGATCCCTGCACAGAGAATTATGTTGAGCAATATTTCAACAGAGAGGATGTTCAGAGGGCCTTGCATGCCAATGTTACCAAACTGTCCTATCCTTACACCCCTTGCAG TGGCGTTATAAAGGGATGGAATGACTCCCCCGACACCCTACTGCCAGTCATTCAGAAGCTCTTAAAAGCTGGCTTGCGTATTTGGATCTATAG TGGGGACACAGATGGAAGGGTGCCGGTAACATCAACAAGGTACAGCATAAAAAAGATGGGGTTAAGAGTAAAGCAAGAATGGAGGGCATGGTTTGATAGGGGCCAAGTGGCCGGCTGGGCGGAGACGTATGAGGAGGGCGGCGGCCTCACATTTGCCACAGTGAGAGGAGCAGGCCACCAGGTCCCGGCCTTTGCACCTCGTCAGTCTCTTTCACTCTTCACCCATTTCCTCTCTCCCAACGCTACCCTCCCATCTTCTCGCTTTCACTCTAAAACCTAA
- the LOC18789256 gene encoding serine carboxypeptidase-like 34 — translation MALSSSIFPLNILLLSLTFSISTQTLAARFHYQEPSAHQQQQKADRVSGLPGQPPVSFKHFAGYVTVNKTHGRALFYWFFEAINNPQDKPLLLWLNGGPGCSSIGYGATEELGPFFVQNGSEPKLKFNPYTWNNAANLLFLESPVGVGFSYTNTSEDIRQLGDKITAEDSYNFLINWFQRFPQYKSHDFYISGESYAGHYVPQLSELIFDRNQNLSKENYINLKGFMIGNAAVDDETDQKGMIDYAWDHAVISDRLYQDIKNECDFSEKMVSRLCNKLIDEYFDVYEIIDMYSLYTPTCLSNNSSATTATRQSRTIQGAPTLFSRLDVRHKRPAGYDPCASEYSYVYLNRPDVQKALHANVTKIPYPWTHCSDNITFWKDAPPSILPVIGKLVASGLRVWIYSGDTDGRIPVTSTRYALKKLGLKINEDWTPWYNNKQVGGWTVAYDGLMFVTIRGAGHQVPEFAPKQSLLMVEHFLANRTLPSKPF, via the exons ATGGCTTTGTCTTCATCAATATTTCCTTTgaacattcttcttctttcgcTTACTTTTAGCATTTCTACACAAACTTTAGCCGCCAGATTTCATTATCAAGAaccttcagctcatcaacaacaacaaaaagcagACCGAGTGAGTGGACTGCCTGGTCAGCCTCCGGTGAGCTTTAAGCACTTTGCCGGCTATGTTACCGTCAACAAAACTCATGGAAGAGCGCTCTTCTATTGGTTCTTTGAAGCAATCAACAACCCTCAAGATAAACCCCTCCTCCTTTGGCTCAACGGAG GGCCTGGATGTTCATCAATTGGGTATGGAGCAACAGAGGAGTTAGGCCCTTTCTTCGTTCAAAATGGCAGCGAACCGAAGCTCAAGTTCAACCCTTACACGTGGAACAATG CTGCCAATTTATTGTTTCTGGAGTCTCCCGTGGGAGTGGGATTTTCTTACACGAACACTAGTGAAGATATCAGGCAACTTGGCGATAAAATTACAGCCGAGGATTCTTACAACTTTCTCATCAACTGGTTTCAACGGTTTCCACAATACAAGTCTCATGACTTCTATATATCTGGAGAAAGCTATGCAG GGCATTATGTTCCACAGCTTTCCGAGCTCATCTTTGACAGAAACCAGAACCTGTCCAAGGAGAATTATATAAACTTGAAGGGATTCATG ATTGGGAATGCAGCAGTAGACGATGAAACAGATCAGAAGGGAATGATTGATTACGCGTGGGATCATGCGGTCATCTCTGATCGCTTGTACCAGGATATCAAGAACGAATGCGACTTCAGTGAGAAAATGGTATCAAGACTCTGTAATAAGCTGATAGACGAGTACTTTGATGTCTACGAAATCATAGACATGTACAGCTTGTACACTCCCACGTGCCTCAGTAACAACAGCAGCGCCACCACCGCTACCAGGCAATCCCGCACCATCCAAGGCGCCCCCACTCTGTTTTCGAGACTT GATGTAAGGCACAAGAGACCAGCAGGTTATGACCCTTGTGCATCAGAATACAGTTATGTGTATTTGAATAGGCCGGATGTTCAAAAGGCACTGCATGCCAATGTCACCAAAATTCCCTATCCATGGACTCACTGCAGTGATAACATCACCTTCTGGAAGGATGCACCACCCTCCATTCTTCCGGTGATTGGAAAGCTTGTAGCGAGCGGCCTCCGGGTTTGGATTTACAG TGGGGATACTGATGGGAGAATTCCAGTAACATCAACAAGATACGCCTTGAAAAAGCTGGGATTGAAGATTAATGAAGATTGGACTCCTTGGTACAACAACAAACAG GTTGGCGGGTGGACAGTTGCGTACGATGGGCTTATGTTTGTGACAATTAGAGGAGCAGGTCACCAAGTTCCGGAGTTTGCACCAAAGCAGTCGCTCCTCATGGTTGAACACTTCCTGGCTAATAGAACACTCCCATCTAAACCATTTTAA
- the LOC18789290 gene encoding uncharacterized protein LOC18789290, with amino-acid sequence MAFLFHKFQEFVKTLAKNSMLSKNPRQLQFEADINRLFLYTSYNRLGRNADEADVDEIIDMASKAPVADQQKQVQENIHLQIKSFCMSMDELLLPDVKKINEGIESSEQSNPAPRRSGLSFAIGRNTPSVKHHDVPETRPLERADVSQRLKDLIGYTLDIKPSQIPHKEAGQGLFLNGECDVGAVVAMYPGVIYSPAYYRYIPGYPRVNAQNSYLITRYDGTVINAQPWGFGGETRDFWDGFTVPEIRPNMQGGEKGPDRFWKLLSKPLDQRQLGNRGNILEGRNPLALAHFANHPAKDMAPNVMICPYDFPLTENEMRVYIPNVVFGDAEEVKMKRFGSFWFKLGGSRNGGSDIPVLKTLVLVATRALCDEEVLLNYRLSNSKRRPEWYTPVDEEEDRRRWS; translated from the exons ATGGCTTTTCTTTTCCACAAGTTTCAGGAG tttgtGAAGACTCTTGCCAAAAATTCCATGCTTTCTAAGAATCCAAGGCAACTACAATTTGAGGCAGATATTAATCGTCTCTTCCTATATACCAG CTACAATCGCTTGGGAAGGAATGCTGATGAAGCAGATGTGGATGAGATCATTGACATGGCTAGTAAAGCCCCTGTTGCTGATCAACAGAAGCAAGTCCAAGAAAACATTCATCTCCAAATTAAAAGCTTCTGCATGTCTATGGATGAACTTCTTCTCCCTGATGTTAAGAAGATAAATGAGGGAATTGAATCATCTGAACAATCAAATCCTGCTCCTCGACGAAGTGGTCTCAGTTTTGCTATTGGCAGGAATACTCCATCAGTTAAACATCATG ATGTGCCCGAGACAAGGCCATTAGAGCGTGCTGATGTCTCTCAAAGATTAAAAGATCTCATTGGCTACACGCTTGATATCAAACCTTCTCAAATACCTCACAAGGAAGCAGGCCAAGGTTTATTTCTAAATGGCGAATGTGATGTTGGTGCTGTGGTGGCCATGTACCCTGGTGTAATATATTCCCCTGCTTATTACCGCTACATTCCTGGGTACCCAAGAGTTAATGCACAAAACTCGTATCTGATCACAAGGTATGACGGGACTGTGATCAATGCACAACCTTGGGGTTTTGGGGGTGAAACCCGTGATTTTTGGGATGGTTTTACTGTACCAGAAATTAGGCCTAATATGCAGGGAGGTGAGAAAGGTCCAGACCGGTTCTGGAAACTCCTTAGTAAGCCTTTGGATCAAAGGCAACTGGGAAATAGGGGCAACATTCTAGAGGGGAGGAACCCATTAGCTTTGGCTCATTTTGCCAACCACCCTGCAAAGGATATGGCCCCAAATGTTATGATTTGCCCTTATGACTTCCCATTGACCGAAAATGAAATGAGAGTCTATATTCCAAACGTGGTATTTGGAGATGCAGAAGAAGTGAAGATGAAGAGATTTGGCAGCTTTTGGTTCAAACTTGGGGGTTCAAGAAATGGCGGATCAGATATTCCTGTTTTGAAGACTCTTGTTCTGGTGGCTACAAGGGCACTTTGTGATGAAGAAGTTCTTCTGAACTATAGGTTGAGCAACTCTAAGCGTCGGCCAGAGTGGTATACTCCTGTTGACGAGGAGGAGGATCGAAGGAGGTGGAGCTAA